A stretch of the Larimichthys crocea isolate SSNF chromosome IX, L_crocea_2.0, whole genome shotgun sequence genome encodes the following:
- the pitpnm2 gene encoding membrane-associated phosphatidylinositol transfer protein 2 isoform X1 — MLIKEYRIPMPMSVEEYRIAQLYMIQKKSREESCGEGSGVEILENKPYEDGPGGSGQYTHKVYHIGKHIPSWFCAILPQAALRVEEESWNAYPYTRTRYTCPFVEKFSIDIETYYKPDTGNQVDVFNMSLAEKRQRTVDPIDIVKDYIPPHEYLVEEDPKLYQSVKTKRGPLSDDWIEEINQNSGESPVMCAYKLCKVEFRYWGMQSKIERFIHDVGLRKVMVRAHRQAWCWQDEWYGLTIEDIRLLELETQLALAKKMAQYSLSEEGGTETNGSSVSQDQEQGAETVGSNVEAEGGGGGGGGGGKLGDSLETRGELTKQWSTSSRSSNRSSKRGGSPSHQSISEWRMQSIARDSEDSTDDEFFDAHEDFSDNEELFAKEITKWSSNDLMDKIETIEVDEAQETLYQESGGEYAVMSNEERQMEDCSSQQCLQPSKIHVLVLVLHGGNILDTGSGEQNSKQGDVNTLSGAFETVMRVHYPAALGRIAIRMVPCPAVCVDAFSLVSNLSPYSYDESCLSSSQDHIPLAALPLLATSAPQYQDAVATVILRANQVYSDFIKSLEGASFSGQVCVIGDCVGGILGFDALCSSSVTVSESQNSSRRGSAISVQDTDLLSPGIVINSVSPSSPSLEGSRHLSRSNIDIPRCSGPDDPKRQLPRKRSDSSTYELDTIKHHQAFLTSLHSSVLHGEPGSRRSSNSTMLEGGSLGKFDFEVTDFFLFGSPLGLVLALRKTVVPSLDVSALRPACQQVYNLFHPADPSASRLEPLLDKRFHLLPPFSIPRYQRFPLGDGHSALLVETVQSNPQLLMESAGAASHRCQENSVNETSIPVPVLNWQSSQLHAETDSLHSHIFVDGQYPASTSPGVPHLRFNRRASEASLASQVSGLADSYTASNIATIASRWWGSKRMDYALYCPDALTAFPTVALPHLFHASYWESTDVVSFLLRQMMRHENSSILELDGKEVSEFTPSKPREKWLRKRTHVKIRNVTANHRVNDAVFTEDGAQMVMGRFMYGPLDMVTLTGEKIDIHIMTQPPSGEWVHFDTELTNSSGRIAYAIPEKKRLGIGVYPVKMVVRGDHTFADSYLTIVPQGTEFVVFSIDGSFAASVSIMGSDPKVRAGAVDVVRYWQDLGYLIVYVTGRPDMQKQRVVAWLSQHNFPHGIVSFCDGLVHDPLRHKANFLKCLINEAHMRIFAAYGSTKDISVYSSIGLPPSHIYIVGRPTKKMQHQCQFIPDGYASHLSQLEYNQRSRPAKPASTRMVLRKGSFGLGAAGGEFLRKRNHIFRTISQQPGGAGSASPNQPGRTERTLSQCEMERERGVGPATQRSMSIAAGCWGRSGSTKEGSGGLLGPK, encoded by the exons ATGCTGATCAAGGAGTATCGCATCCCCATGCCGATGAGCGTGGAGGAGTACCGCATCGCTCAGCTCTACATGATCCAG aaaaagagcagagaggagagctgtgGCGAGGGCAGCGGCGTGGAGATCCTGGAGAACAAGCCTTATGAAGACGGACCCGGAGGCTCGGGTCAGTACACGCACAAGGTCTATCACATCGGCAAACACATCCCGTCCTGGTTCTGTGCCATTCTGCCTCAAGCTGCCCTTCGAGTGGAGGAGGAGTCCTGGAACGCCTACCCCTATACAAGAACCCG gTACACCTGCCCCTTTGTGGAGAAATTCTCTATAGACATTGAGACGTATTATAAACCAGACACTGGAAATCAAGTGGACGTCTTCAATATGTCCTTAGctgagaagagacagaggactGTCG ACCCCATAGACATCGTGAAGGACTACATCCCTCCTCATGAGTACCTGGTGGAAGAAGACCCAAAGCTGTATCAGTCAGTCAAGACCAAACGGGGTCCGCTGTCGGACGACTGGATCGAGGAGATCAACCAGAACTCCGGTGAAAGCCCCGTCATGTGTGCCTACAAGCTCTGCAAAGTGGAGTTCAGATACTGGGGCATGCAGTCCAAGATCGAACGCTTCATACACGACGTAG GCCTCCGTAAGGTGATGGTCCGAGCCCACCGGCAGGCGTGGTGCTGGCAGGACGAGTGGTACGGCCTGACCATCGAGGACATCcggctgctggagctggagactCAGCTGGCTTTAGCCAAGAAGATGGCCCAGTACAGCCTCAGCGAAGAGGGGGGGACGGAGACCAACGGCTCCTCCGTTAGCCAGGACCAGGAGCAGGGAGCTGAGACAGTGGGATCGAATGTGGAGgctgaaggaggtggaggaggaggtggaggaggagggaagctCGGAGACTCACTGGAGACACGAGGGGAACTCACCAAGCAGTGGTCAACATCCTCCAGGTCCTCCAACAGGTCCTCGAAGAGAGGCG GGAGTCCGTCTCATCAGAGCATCTCCGAGTGGAGGATGCAGAGCATCGCCCGAGACTCGGAGGACAGCACGGACGACGAGTTCTTCGACGCTCATG AGGACTTCTCTGACAACGAGGAGCTGTTCGCCAAGGAGATCACCAAGTGGAGCTCCAATGATCTGATGGACAAGATAGAAACAATCGAGGTGGACGAAGCACAAG AAACGTTGTATCAGGAGTCGGGCGGGGAGTACGCCGTGATGAGTAACGAGGAGCGGCAGATGGag GACTGTTCGTCTCAGCAGTGTCTCCAGCCGTCCAAAATCCACGTCCTCGTCCTGGTTCTGCATGGAGGCAACATTCTGGACACCGGCTCTG GCGAGCAGAACAGCAAGCAGGGAGATGTGAACACTCTGAGCGGGGCGTTTGAGACCGTCATGAGGGTCCACTATCCAGCAGCGCTGGGCCGCATCGCCATCCGGATGGTCCCCTGTCCTGCTGTGTGCGTCGACGCCTTCTCGCTCGTCTCCAA TCTGAGCCCCTACAGCTACGACGAGAGCTGCCTGTCCAGCAGTCAGGACCACATCCCGCTGGCCGCTCTGCCGCTTCTGGCTACCTCTGCGCCGCAGTACCAAGACGCCGTGGCCACCGTCATCCTACGAGCCAATCAGGTGTACAGCGACTTCATCAAGTCTTTAGAGGGAGCGTCTTTTAGCGGGCAG gtgtgtgttatCGGGGACTGTGTCGGAGGTATCCTCGGCTTTGAtgctctctgcagcagctcggTGACGGTGTCGGAAAGCCAGAACAGCAGCAGACGGGGCAGCGCCATCAGTGTCCAG GACACGGACCTTCTGTCTCCAGGTATTGTCATAAACAGCGTCTCTCCTTCGTCGCCGTCCCTCGAAGGAAGCCGCCATCTCAGCCGTAGCAACATCGACATCCCTCGCTGCTCGGGGCCCGACGACCCAAAGAGGCAACTTCCGCGCAAACGCAGCGACTCCTCCACGTACGAGCTGGACACCATCAAACATCACCAAGCCTTCCTGACCAG TCTTCACTCCAGCGTTCTCCACGGGGAGCCCGGGTCAAGGCGCTCCAGTAACAGCACCATGCTGGAAGGAGGCTCTTTAGGAAAGTTTGACTTCGAGGTGACCGACTTCTTCCTGTTCGGATCTCCTCTGGGGTTGGTGCTCGCGCTGAGGAAGACCGTGGTGCCCTCGTTAGATG TGTCCGCTCTGCGTCCGGCCTGTCAGCAGGTTTACAACCTGTTTCATCCAGCCGATCCTTCGGCCTCGCGCCTCGAGCCTCTCCTGGACAAGCGCTTCCACCTGCTGCCTCCCTTTAGCATCCCCCGTTACCAGCGCTTTCCTCTGGGTGACGGACACTCGGCTCTGTTGG TTGAAACCGTGCAGAGTAACCCTCAGCTGCTGATGGAGTCGGCTGGTGCCGCATCCCACCGCTGCCAGGAGAACAGCGTTAACGAGACGTCGATCCCCGTGCCCGTCCTCAACTGGCAGAGCTCGCAGCTCCACGCAGAGA ctgatTCTCTTCACTCACATATTTTTGTGGACGGGCAGTACCCGGCGTCCACGTCTCCAGGGGTCCCTCACCTTCGTTTCAACCGCAGGGCCAGCGAGGCCAGCCTCGCCAGCCAGGTGTCGGGCTTAGCCGACTCTTACACCGCCTCCAACATCGCCACGA TTGCTTCGAGGTGGTGGGGCAGTAAGAGGATGGACTACGCCCTGTACTGCCCCGATGCCCTGACGGCGTTCCCCACTGTGGCTCTGCCTCATCTCTTCCACGCCTCCTACTGGGAGTCCACAGACGTCGTCTCTTTCTTACTCAGACAG ATGATGAGACATGAGAATTCGAGTATTTTGGAGCTGGATGGTAAAGAAGTATCTGAATTCACTCCGTCCAAACCTCGAGAGAAGTGGCTCCGCAAGAGGACTCATGTTAAAATCAGG AACGTGACGGCTAACCACCGCGTGAATGACGCCGTCTTCACGGAGGACGGGGCCCAGATGGTGATGGGACGTTTCATGTACGGCCCTCTGGACATGGTCACCCTTACTGGGGAGAAG ATCGACATCCACATCATGACCCAGCCTCCCTCCGGAGAGTGGGTGCACTTCGACACGGAGCTCACAAACAGCAGCGGACGCATCGCTTACGCAATCCCTGAGAAGAAAAGGCTCGGCATCGGCGTGTATCCTGTCAAAATGGTGGTCAG GGGCGACCACACATTTGCCGACAGCTATCTCACCATCGTACCGCAAGGGACGGAGTTTGTTGTGTTCAGTATTGACGGGTCGTTTGCCGCCAGTGTGTCTATAATGGGCAGCGACCCAAAGGTTCGAGCTGGAGCTGTGGATGTGGTGAG gTACTGGCAGGATTTGGGTTATCTGATCGTATACGTAACGGGCCGTCCTGACATGCAGAAGCAGCGTGTCGTGGCCTGGCTCTCTCAGCATAACTTTCCTCACGGCATCGTCTCCTTCTGCGACGGGTTGGTTCACGACCCGCTCCGGCACAAGGCCAACTTCCTCAAGTGCCTCATCAACGAG GCCCACATGAGGATCTTTGCAGCCTACGGCTCCACCAAGGACATCTCCGTGTACTCGTCCATCGGCCTGCCTCCGTCCCATATCTACATCGTGGGAAGACCCACGAAGAAAATGCAGCACCAGTGTCAG TTCATCCCGGACGGCTACGCCTCCCACCTGTCCCAGCTGGAGTACAACCAGAGGTCTCGTCCCGCCAAGCCAGCGAGCACTCGCATGGTCCTACGCAAGGGTAGCTTTGGGTTAGGCGCCGCCGGAGGCGAATTCCTTCGCAAGCGCAATCACATCTTTCGCACCATCTCTCAGCAGCCCGGAGGGGCCGGATCGGCCTCTCCGAACCAGCCGGGTCGGACTGAGCGTACGCTGAGCCAGTGCGAGATGGAGCGTGAGCGAGGGGTCGGACCGGCGACCCAGAGGAGTATGAGCATCGCTGCAGGGTGCTGGGGTCGCAGCGGGAGCACCAAGGAGGGCAGCGGAGGGTTACTCGGCCCTAAATAA
- the pitpnm2 gene encoding membrane-associated phosphatidylinositol transfer protein 2 isoform X2, which produces MLIKEYRIPMPMSVEEYRIAQLYMIQKKSREESCGEGSGVEILENKPYEDGPGGSGQYTHKVYHIGKHIPSWFCAILPQAALRVEEESWNAYPYTRTRYTCPFVEKFSIDIETYYKPDTGNQVDVFNMSLAEKRQRTVDPIDIVKDYIPPHEYLVEEDPKLYQSVKTKRGPLSDDWIEEINQNSGESPVMCAYKLCKVEFRYWGMQSKIERFIHDVGLRKVMVRAHRQAWCWQDEWYGLTIEDIRLLELETQLALAKKMAQYSLSEEGGTETNGSSVSQDQEQGAETVGSNVEAEGGGGGGGGGGKLGDSLETRGELTKQWSTSSRSSNRSSKRGGSPSHQSISEWRMQSIARDSEDSTDDEFFDAHEDFSDNEELFAKEITKWSSNDLMDKIETIEVDEAQETLYQESGGEYAVMSNEERQMECLQPSKIHVLVLVLHGGNILDTGSGEQNSKQGDVNTLSGAFETVMRVHYPAALGRIAIRMVPCPAVCVDAFSLVSNLSPYSYDESCLSSSQDHIPLAALPLLATSAPQYQDAVATVILRANQVYSDFIKSLEGASFSGQVCVIGDCVGGILGFDALCSSSVTVSESQNSSRRGSAISVQDTDLLSPGIVINSVSPSSPSLEGSRHLSRSNIDIPRCSGPDDPKRQLPRKRSDSSTYELDTIKHHQAFLTSLHSSVLHGEPGSRRSSNSTMLEGGSLGKFDFEVTDFFLFGSPLGLVLALRKTVVPSLDVSALRPACQQVYNLFHPADPSASRLEPLLDKRFHLLPPFSIPRYQRFPLGDGHSALLVETVQSNPQLLMESAGAASHRCQENSVNETSIPVPVLNWQSSQLHAETDSLHSHIFVDGQYPASTSPGVPHLRFNRRASEASLASQVSGLADSYTASNIATIASRWWGSKRMDYALYCPDALTAFPTVALPHLFHASYWESTDVVSFLLRQMMRHENSSILELDGKEVSEFTPSKPREKWLRKRTHVKIRNVTANHRVNDAVFTEDGAQMVMGRFMYGPLDMVTLTGEKIDIHIMTQPPSGEWVHFDTELTNSSGRIAYAIPEKKRLGIGVYPVKMVVRGDHTFADSYLTIVPQGTEFVVFSIDGSFAASVSIMGSDPKVRAGAVDVVRYWQDLGYLIVYVTGRPDMQKQRVVAWLSQHNFPHGIVSFCDGLVHDPLRHKANFLKCLINEAHMRIFAAYGSTKDISVYSSIGLPPSHIYIVGRPTKKMQHQCQFIPDGYASHLSQLEYNQRSRPAKPASTRMVLRKGSFGLGAAGGEFLRKRNHIFRTISQQPGGAGSASPNQPGRTERTLSQCEMERERGVGPATQRSMSIAAGCWGRSGSTKEGSGGLLGPK; this is translated from the exons ATGCTGATCAAGGAGTATCGCATCCCCATGCCGATGAGCGTGGAGGAGTACCGCATCGCTCAGCTCTACATGATCCAG aaaaagagcagagaggagagctgtgGCGAGGGCAGCGGCGTGGAGATCCTGGAGAACAAGCCTTATGAAGACGGACCCGGAGGCTCGGGTCAGTACACGCACAAGGTCTATCACATCGGCAAACACATCCCGTCCTGGTTCTGTGCCATTCTGCCTCAAGCTGCCCTTCGAGTGGAGGAGGAGTCCTGGAACGCCTACCCCTATACAAGAACCCG gTACACCTGCCCCTTTGTGGAGAAATTCTCTATAGACATTGAGACGTATTATAAACCAGACACTGGAAATCAAGTGGACGTCTTCAATATGTCCTTAGctgagaagagacagaggactGTCG ACCCCATAGACATCGTGAAGGACTACATCCCTCCTCATGAGTACCTGGTGGAAGAAGACCCAAAGCTGTATCAGTCAGTCAAGACCAAACGGGGTCCGCTGTCGGACGACTGGATCGAGGAGATCAACCAGAACTCCGGTGAAAGCCCCGTCATGTGTGCCTACAAGCTCTGCAAAGTGGAGTTCAGATACTGGGGCATGCAGTCCAAGATCGAACGCTTCATACACGACGTAG GCCTCCGTAAGGTGATGGTCCGAGCCCACCGGCAGGCGTGGTGCTGGCAGGACGAGTGGTACGGCCTGACCATCGAGGACATCcggctgctggagctggagactCAGCTGGCTTTAGCCAAGAAGATGGCCCAGTACAGCCTCAGCGAAGAGGGGGGGACGGAGACCAACGGCTCCTCCGTTAGCCAGGACCAGGAGCAGGGAGCTGAGACAGTGGGATCGAATGTGGAGgctgaaggaggtggaggaggaggtggaggaggagggaagctCGGAGACTCACTGGAGACACGAGGGGAACTCACCAAGCAGTGGTCAACATCCTCCAGGTCCTCCAACAGGTCCTCGAAGAGAGGCG GGAGTCCGTCTCATCAGAGCATCTCCGAGTGGAGGATGCAGAGCATCGCCCGAGACTCGGAGGACAGCACGGACGACGAGTTCTTCGACGCTCATG AGGACTTCTCTGACAACGAGGAGCTGTTCGCCAAGGAGATCACCAAGTGGAGCTCCAATGATCTGATGGACAAGATAGAAACAATCGAGGTGGACGAAGCACAAG AAACGTTGTATCAGGAGTCGGGCGGGGAGTACGCCGTGATGAGTAACGAGGAGCGGCAGATGGag TGTCTCCAGCCGTCCAAAATCCACGTCCTCGTCCTGGTTCTGCATGGAGGCAACATTCTGGACACCGGCTCTG GCGAGCAGAACAGCAAGCAGGGAGATGTGAACACTCTGAGCGGGGCGTTTGAGACCGTCATGAGGGTCCACTATCCAGCAGCGCTGGGCCGCATCGCCATCCGGATGGTCCCCTGTCCTGCTGTGTGCGTCGACGCCTTCTCGCTCGTCTCCAA TCTGAGCCCCTACAGCTACGACGAGAGCTGCCTGTCCAGCAGTCAGGACCACATCCCGCTGGCCGCTCTGCCGCTTCTGGCTACCTCTGCGCCGCAGTACCAAGACGCCGTGGCCACCGTCATCCTACGAGCCAATCAGGTGTACAGCGACTTCATCAAGTCTTTAGAGGGAGCGTCTTTTAGCGGGCAG gtgtgtgttatCGGGGACTGTGTCGGAGGTATCCTCGGCTTTGAtgctctctgcagcagctcggTGACGGTGTCGGAAAGCCAGAACAGCAGCAGACGGGGCAGCGCCATCAGTGTCCAG GACACGGACCTTCTGTCTCCAGGTATTGTCATAAACAGCGTCTCTCCTTCGTCGCCGTCCCTCGAAGGAAGCCGCCATCTCAGCCGTAGCAACATCGACATCCCTCGCTGCTCGGGGCCCGACGACCCAAAGAGGCAACTTCCGCGCAAACGCAGCGACTCCTCCACGTACGAGCTGGACACCATCAAACATCACCAAGCCTTCCTGACCAG TCTTCACTCCAGCGTTCTCCACGGGGAGCCCGGGTCAAGGCGCTCCAGTAACAGCACCATGCTGGAAGGAGGCTCTTTAGGAAAGTTTGACTTCGAGGTGACCGACTTCTTCCTGTTCGGATCTCCTCTGGGGTTGGTGCTCGCGCTGAGGAAGACCGTGGTGCCCTCGTTAGATG TGTCCGCTCTGCGTCCGGCCTGTCAGCAGGTTTACAACCTGTTTCATCCAGCCGATCCTTCGGCCTCGCGCCTCGAGCCTCTCCTGGACAAGCGCTTCCACCTGCTGCCTCCCTTTAGCATCCCCCGTTACCAGCGCTTTCCTCTGGGTGACGGACACTCGGCTCTGTTGG TTGAAACCGTGCAGAGTAACCCTCAGCTGCTGATGGAGTCGGCTGGTGCCGCATCCCACCGCTGCCAGGAGAACAGCGTTAACGAGACGTCGATCCCCGTGCCCGTCCTCAACTGGCAGAGCTCGCAGCTCCACGCAGAGA ctgatTCTCTTCACTCACATATTTTTGTGGACGGGCAGTACCCGGCGTCCACGTCTCCAGGGGTCCCTCACCTTCGTTTCAACCGCAGGGCCAGCGAGGCCAGCCTCGCCAGCCAGGTGTCGGGCTTAGCCGACTCTTACACCGCCTCCAACATCGCCACGA TTGCTTCGAGGTGGTGGGGCAGTAAGAGGATGGACTACGCCCTGTACTGCCCCGATGCCCTGACGGCGTTCCCCACTGTGGCTCTGCCTCATCTCTTCCACGCCTCCTACTGGGAGTCCACAGACGTCGTCTCTTTCTTACTCAGACAG ATGATGAGACATGAGAATTCGAGTATTTTGGAGCTGGATGGTAAAGAAGTATCTGAATTCACTCCGTCCAAACCTCGAGAGAAGTGGCTCCGCAAGAGGACTCATGTTAAAATCAGG AACGTGACGGCTAACCACCGCGTGAATGACGCCGTCTTCACGGAGGACGGGGCCCAGATGGTGATGGGACGTTTCATGTACGGCCCTCTGGACATGGTCACCCTTACTGGGGAGAAG ATCGACATCCACATCATGACCCAGCCTCCCTCCGGAGAGTGGGTGCACTTCGACACGGAGCTCACAAACAGCAGCGGACGCATCGCTTACGCAATCCCTGAGAAGAAAAGGCTCGGCATCGGCGTGTATCCTGTCAAAATGGTGGTCAG GGGCGACCACACATTTGCCGACAGCTATCTCACCATCGTACCGCAAGGGACGGAGTTTGTTGTGTTCAGTATTGACGGGTCGTTTGCCGCCAGTGTGTCTATAATGGGCAGCGACCCAAAGGTTCGAGCTGGAGCTGTGGATGTGGTGAG gTACTGGCAGGATTTGGGTTATCTGATCGTATACGTAACGGGCCGTCCTGACATGCAGAAGCAGCGTGTCGTGGCCTGGCTCTCTCAGCATAACTTTCCTCACGGCATCGTCTCCTTCTGCGACGGGTTGGTTCACGACCCGCTCCGGCACAAGGCCAACTTCCTCAAGTGCCTCATCAACGAG GCCCACATGAGGATCTTTGCAGCCTACGGCTCCACCAAGGACATCTCCGTGTACTCGTCCATCGGCCTGCCTCCGTCCCATATCTACATCGTGGGAAGACCCACGAAGAAAATGCAGCACCAGTGTCAG TTCATCCCGGACGGCTACGCCTCCCACCTGTCCCAGCTGGAGTACAACCAGAGGTCTCGTCCCGCCAAGCCAGCGAGCACTCGCATGGTCCTACGCAAGGGTAGCTTTGGGTTAGGCGCCGCCGGAGGCGAATTCCTTCGCAAGCGCAATCACATCTTTCGCACCATCTCTCAGCAGCCCGGAGGGGCCGGATCGGCCTCTCCGAACCAGCCGGGTCGGACTGAGCGTACGCTGAGCCAGTGCGAGATGGAGCGTGAGCGAGGGGTCGGACCGGCGACCCAGAGGAGTATGAGCATCGCTGCAGGGTGCTGGGGTCGCAGCGGGAGCACCAAGGAGGGCAGCGGAGGGTTACTCGGCCCTAAATAA